A region of the Chryseobacterium gotjawalense genome:
TGAGAAATTTACCATCGATTTCCGCGAAACCGCACCGGAGAAGTCATTCAGAGATATGTATCTTGATAAAAAAGGAAATGCCAATACCGATCTGTCTCAAAACGGAAGATTGGCAGTCGGGATTCCCGGTTCTATTGCCGGATTTTATGCGACCTTGAAATATGCGAAATTGCCGATGGAAAAACTGATTCAGCCGGCAATCAATTTAGCGGAGAAAGGTTTTGCAATCACAGAGAAAGAAGCCGATTTGCTCAATAATCAAATGGAATTCTTTAACCAGCATAATAAAAATAAAACCGTTTTTCAGAAAGCAACACCATGGAAACAGGGCGACATTCTCATTCAGAAAGAATTGGCAGCAACATTAAAACTGATTCAGAAAAACGGCGCAAAAGGTTTTTATGAAGGGAAAATCGCTCAGTTGATTATTGAGGAAATGAAGCGCGGAAACGGAATTATTACTTTAAATGATCTGAAGAATTATAAAGTAGTGGAAAGAAAACCCATCACTTTTAATTACAAAGGAAACGAAATCGTATCCATGCCTTTGCCTTCCAGCGGCGGAATTCTTTTAGCCCAAATGCTGAAAATGAGCAGTTTCGAAAATGTCGAAAAGTACCAACAGAACTCTACGCCGGCCGTGCAAATTATGGTGGAAGCCGAGCGCCGCGCTTTTGCGGACAGAGCAGAATATATGGGAGATCCCGGATTTATTAAAGATAAAACAGAAATGTTGATTTCCGATGAGTATCTGAAAAACCGCTGGAAATCTTTTAATAAAAATGCAGCGACTCCAAGTTCAGAAGTCGGAAAAATTATTCCGCAACCCAAAGAATCTACAGAAACTACGCACATCTCCATCGTAGATAAAGACGGAAATGCTGTGGCGGTTACAACAACCTTGAACGGGTTGTACGGAAGCAAAGTGGTCGTTTCCGGTGCAGGTTTTTTCCTGAACAACGAAATGGATGATTTCTCCGTAAAACCAGGTGTTCCCAATATGTTTGGTGCTGTTGGCGGTGAAGCTAACTCCATTCAACCGGGAAAAAGAATGTTGAGTTCAATGACGCCAACCATCGTTTTGAAAAATGGAAAACCGTATATCATCGTGGGAACTCCTGGCGGGACTACGATTCCAACTTCGGTTTACCAATCGATTGTGAATGTGATTGATTTTAAACTGAGCCCGAATATGTCGGTAAATACCCCGAAATTTCATCATCAGTGGCTTCCGGAAACCGTTATGGTAGAGAAGAATTTTCCGGAAACAACGATAACGGCTTTAGAAAAAATGAATTATAAAATCGAAAGGGTTTCCCAAATCGGAAGAACAGAAATGATCGTTATCGACGAAAAAGGGAATGCAGTTGCTGTCGCAGACGGACGTGGCGATGATTCGGTGGGAGTAGAATAATTTAAGATGATAAAAAATAACGGAAATAAAAATTTTATAAGAGAAAAAGTACTTTCGTATAAACCAGATTTCGATTTAGAAATTTTAGAGATTGGTTAAAAAAATACAATAAAAGGTTTTTATCGATCGATAAAAATTTATTTCCCTGCTAATTTTTTCAGCATTCCATTAAAGATCAAACCGTGAAAAGGCAGGACAGAATACCAATACAGTCTTCCCGATAAACCAAGCGGACGAAAAGTAGCTTCCTGATGTAGGATGCCATTTTTGATTTTAAATTCCAGCCAGGCTTCCCCCGGAAGTTTCATTTCGGCAAAAAGCAAAAGCCGTTTTTTATCTCTGTCAGCGTACAAAACCCGCCAAAAATCTACAGAATCCCCGGCTTCTAAATGATTAACATTTCTGCGGCCCCGTCTTAAACCAACACCGCCAAAAAGTTTATCTAAAAATCCACGGATCCGCCAAAGGAAATCTGCATAATACCAACCGGTTTTTCCCCCGATACTGAAAATCCGTTCTAAAGTTGCTGCTTCATCATCCACTTTTATTTCCCGGACATCTTTAAAACAACCTTCGTCTGGAACTTCTAAATATTGCCAGACTTGGCGGCTGTGAAACTGATTGCTGAAGGAATCAAACCAACTCGACAAAACATCATTCTGCTTGATTTTATCAAATGCCTGACGAATCGCTTCCTGATAAGAAAAAAGGTGAATGTTTAACTGCTCTGCCAAAGTATTTTGCTGGGCGACCACATCGATTTTCATCGAATCAACTAAGTTTTTTGCCAGGAAATAACTGGTAGAAGTCACAAAATACAGCCAGTAAGAAGACAGTTTCGGCGTCATCACCGGAACGATGAAAATATGACGTTTCAAACCCCGGATTTCTGCGTACTGCAAAAGCATTTCTTTGTAAGTGAGAATGTCGGTCCCGGCGATATCGTAATTTTGATTATAGGTAAATTCTTTTCCCAAAACGCCTACCAAAAACTGCATCACATTTCTTATCGCGATCGGCTGACATTTGGTATTGAGCCATTTCGGCGTAATCATGACCGGTAATTTTTCAACCAGATCTCTAATGATTTCAAAAGACGCACTTCCCGAACCCACGATAATCCCGGCCCGAAGACTGGTTAAGCTGTAAACAGAACTTTTCAGTGCTTCTTCTACATTTTTCCTGGATTGAAGATGTTTGGAAAGTTTTTGTTCATTAATAATTCCTGTCAGAAAAATCACCTGTTTTACCGAAGTTTTTTCTAAAGCATGGCGAAAATTCTCTGCGGAAATTTTTTCCTTTTCCTGAAAATCTCCTTCGCTGGAAGACATCGAATGAATTAAATAATAAGCTGCTTCTATATCTTGCGGAATCGTATTTAAAGAATTTACGTCTAAAAAATCATTCTCAATAACTTCAATTTGATTGAGTTTTTCTTTAAATAATTTAAGCCCGAAACGATTTTTATCCCTTACAGAACATACCACATGATGACCTTCTTCCAGCAACTGAATCAGAAGTCTTTTGCCAATATAACCGGTAACGCCTGTAAGAAAAATTTTCATGATGCAAATGTTTTTTCTAAAATTTTGAAACGGCTTTCAAAGATGAATTTCACTTTATTCCGCACCAATTTTCCGGCCAGAAAATCTCCTAAAATTCCGAAGGGCATTTTGAAATTAATGATGTCGGTCATTTTCACTTTTCCATTTGCTACTTCTTCAAAATGATGTTCGTGATGCCACATCGCATAGGGACCGAATCTTTGTTCATCCACAAAAAACTTATGATCTTCCAAATGCGTGATTTCTGTAATCCAGTTCGATTTTATAAATGGTAAAACGCCGATTTTATAAGTGATAATTTGACCTTTGTACGTTTTGTCCGGTGGATTATTGGTGATCCTAAAATCCATTTCTTTCGGCGTGATTTTATCTAAATTCGTTGGCAATGTAAAGAATTTCCAAGCTTTATCAAGTGAAAGCGGTAAAATTTGTTCGGAAGTCAACGTGTAAATTCCTGATTGTTTGGTTAAATTAATTTTCATCGGTGGATTTAAATAATTTCTTGGTTTTTAAATATTCGAACAAAAGCGTAATCGAGTAGAGCAGGGCGAAACAG
Encoded here:
- the ggt gene encoding gamma-glutamyltransferase, which gives rise to MKKLLLSFVVISQFAFAQFTDINIVKEIHTKEKGLVVSAHPLASEAGAKIMKMGGNAYDAVIATQYALAVVYPQAGNIGGGGFLVGVKNNGEKFTIDFRETAPEKSFRDMYLDKKGNANTDLSQNGRLAVGIPGSIAGFYATLKYAKLPMEKLIQPAINLAEKGFAITEKEADLLNNQMEFFNQHNKNKTVFQKATPWKQGDILIQKELAATLKLIQKNGAKGFYEGKIAQLIIEEMKRGNGIITLNDLKNYKVVERKPITFNYKGNEIVSMPLPSSGGILLAQMLKMSSFENVEKYQQNSTPAVQIMVEAERRAFADRAEYMGDPGFIKDKTEMLISDEYLKNRWKSFNKNAATPSSEVGKIIPQPKESTETTHISIVDKDGNAVAVTTTLNGLYGSKVVVSGAGFFLNNEMDDFSVKPGVPNMFGAVGGEANSIQPGKRMLSSMTPTIVLKNGKPYIIVGTPGGTTIPTSVYQSIVNVIDFKLSPNMSVNTPKFHHQWLPETVMVEKNFPETTITALEKMNYKIERVSQIGRTEMIVIDEKGNAVAVADGRGDDSVGVE
- a CDS encoding SDR family oxidoreductase; this translates as MKIFLTGVTGYIGKRLLIQLLEEGHHVVCSVRDKNRFGLKLFKEKLNQIEVIENDFLDVNSLNTIPQDIEAAYYLIHSMSSSEGDFQEKEKISAENFRHALEKTSVKQVIFLTGIINEQKLSKHLQSRKNVEEALKSSVYSLTSLRAGIIVGSGSASFEIIRDLVEKLPVMITPKWLNTKCQPIAIRNVMQFLVGVLGKEFTYNQNYDIAGTDILTYKEMLLQYAEIRGLKRHIFIVPVMTPKLSSYWLYFVTSTSYFLAKNLVDSMKIDVVAQQNTLAEQLNIHLFSYQEAIRQAFDKIKQNDVLSSWFDSFSNQFHSRQVWQYLEVPDEGCFKDVREIKVDDEAATLERIFSIGGKTGWYYADFLWRIRGFLDKLFGGVGLRRGRRNVNHLEAGDSVDFWRVLYADRDKKRLLLFAEMKLPGEAWLEFKIKNGILHQEATFRPLGLSGRLYWYSVLPFHGLIFNGMLKKLAGK
- a CDS encoding SRPBCC family protein; translated protein: MKINLTKQSGIYTLTSEQILPLSLDKAWKFFTLPTNLDKITPKEMDFRITNNPPDKTYKGQIITYKIGVLPFIKSNWITEITHLEDHKFFVDEQRFGPYAMWHHEHHFEEVANGKVKMTDIINFKMPFGILGDFLAGKLVRNKVKFIFESRFKILEKTFAS